Proteins encoded in a region of the Mucilaginibacter sabulilitoris genome:
- a CDS encoding helix-turn-helix domain-containing protein — MAAKVKHGGGYQMEYRQIPPPDYLKDYIQYFWTLESGDTQIPSRSFRTIAEGAPGLIFQSPEKGAMYQYGKKLPHIFLYGQATRHAEIHFGGAFSTIGICFYPNAIKTIFGYDAEELTDGCTCLDQEAKRDGFLLSEQIADAGTIPEQIELLSSYLFFMLMRNNRHEDKAMQFAITRIIQSKGSIAMKDLQTELQLSERSFERKFKQYVGVSPKLFSRISRFQASLNELRFGRHDKLTDLAYENEYADQSHFIRSFNEFAGCSPLQYQKQSLEAVENFYEKAK, encoded by the coding sequence ATGGCTGCCAAAGTAAAACATGGAGGAGGATACCAAATGGAATACCGTCAGATACCGCCACCCGATTATTTAAAAGACTATATCCAATACTTTTGGACACTGGAAAGCGGAGATACGCAAATCCCTTCCCGGTCATTCCGTACAATTGCCGAGGGGGCCCCGGGTTTAATATTCCAATCGCCCGAAAAGGGTGCCATGTACCAATACGGAAAAAAATTACCACATATTTTTTTATACGGCCAGGCCACACGACATGCCGAAATTCATTTTGGCGGAGCTTTTAGTACCATTGGTATCTGCTTTTACCCCAACGCCATTAAAACCATATTTGGCTACGATGCCGAAGAACTGACAGATGGCTGTACCTGCCTTGACCAGGAGGCAAAACGCGATGGCTTTTTACTATCCGAACAGATAGCCGATGCCGGTACCATACCAGAGCAGATAGAACTGTTATCATCTTACCTGTTTTTTATGCTGATGCGGAACAACCGCCACGAAGATAAAGCCATGCAATTTGCCATAACACGTATTATACAGTCAAAGGGTAGTATTGCCATGAAGGATCTTCAAACAGAGCTGCAACTCTCCGAACGGAGCTTTGAACGCAAATTCAAGCAATATGTGGGGGTTTCGCCGAAGTTGTTTTCACGCATCTCGCGTTTCCAGGCATCGTTAAACGAACTGCGGTTTGGCAGGCATGATAAACTTACCGATCTGGCCTATGAAAACGAATACGCCGACCAGTCACATTTTATACGCTCATTTAACGAATTTGCCGGATGCTCTCCTCTTCAATATCAAAAGCAATCGCTGGAAGCCGTTGAGAATTTTTATGAGAAAGCGAAGTAA
- a CDS encoding NAD(P)-dependent alcohol dehydrogenase, with protein sequence MIQAKGYAAQTAETDLAPWDFERREVGPHDVQLEILYCGVCHSDLHQIKNDWFPGIFPMVPGHEIVGKVIKVGDHVKKFKVDELAGVGCMVDSCQVCENCKDGLEQYCLEGNVQTYNGRGKDGVPTYGGYSNTIVVREEFVLHISDKLPLAATAPLLCAGITTYSPLRHWKVGKGHKLAVLGLGGLGHMGVKFGVAFGAEVTVLSTSASKEAAAKELGAHHFVVTSDPAQVEAVKGSFDFILDTVSAEHDMNLYLSLLRTNGIHICVGVPSEPYSIHPFALLGGRKSVAGSGIGGIPETQEMLDFCAEHNIVSDIEMIDMKDITASYARMLKGDVRYRFVIDMATL encoded by the coding sequence ATGATACAAGCCAAAGGATACGCAGCCCAAACAGCTGAAACAGACTTAGCGCCCTGGGATTTTGAACGCAGGGAAGTTGGACCGCATGATGTTCAACTGGAAATATTATACTGTGGTGTTTGTCACTCAGACTTACACCAAATAAAAAATGACTGGTTCCCTGGAATATTCCCAATGGTTCCGGGTCACGAGATAGTAGGTAAAGTAATAAAGGTAGGCGACCATGTTAAGAAATTTAAGGTTGATGAGCTTGCCGGTGTAGGTTGTATGGTAGACTCATGCCAAGTTTGCGAAAACTGCAAAGACGGACTGGAGCAATACTGCCTTGAAGGTAACGTGCAAACATATAACGGCCGTGGTAAGGACGGGGTACCAACTTATGGCGGCTACTCAAACACTATAGTAGTTCGTGAAGAGTTTGTACTGCACATTTCAGACAAATTACCATTGGCCGCTACCGCGCCATTGCTTTGCGCTGGTATTACCACTTACTCACCATTACGTCACTGGAAAGTGGGCAAAGGGCACAAACTGGCCGTTTTAGGTCTGGGTGGTCTGGGCCACATGGGCGTAAAATTTGGAGTAGCCTTTGGTGCCGAAGTAACTGTTTTAAGCACCTCAGCATCAAAAGAAGCAGCCGCAAAAGAATTAGGCGCACATCATTTTGTGGTAACATCAGATCCGGCACAGGTTGAAGCCGTTAAAGGTTCATTTGATTTTATCCTTGATACTGTTTCTGCCGAGCATGATATGAATTTGTACCTGTCGTTATTAAGAACAAATGGTATTCATATTTGCGTTGGTGTTCCGTCAGAACCATATTCTATTCACCCATTTGCATTGTTAGGTGGTCGTAAAAGCGTTGCAGGCTCAGGCATAGGAGGCATTCCTGAAACTCAGGAAATGCTTGATTTTTGCGCCGAGCACAACATTGTTTCTGATATAGAAATGATTGATATGAAAGATATTACCGCTTCGTACGCACGAATGTTGAAAGGCGACGTACGATACAGGTTTGTGATTGATATGGCTACGCTGTAA
- a CDS encoding helix-turn-helix domain-containing protein translates to MEGLKIAEINNDYLENITTQPVQFRVAETRSNNCSLSAYNRRDFYKITLILNGNSQLLYANRGIEINKPALVFTNPLVPYSWDGDFDQSSGYFCVFTNEFLQAGNRMESLEESNLFKAGGDPVYLLDEAQTNYLKSIFIRMQQELDSEYVYKYELIRNHLNLLIHEAIKMQPAVAYFTPQKAASRIARLFLGLLEKQFPVDSPQYTLALKKASDYADRLAVHVNHLNAAVREVTGRSTTAHINDRVLAEAKSLLSHTDWSVTEIASSLGFDYASYFNNFFKKHTGLTPMALRKTL, encoded by the coding sequence ATGGAAGGGTTAAAAATAGCCGAAATCAACAATGATTATTTAGAAAATATAACTACACAGCCCGTTCAGTTCAGGGTAGCCGAAACACGTTCAAATAATTGCAGCCTCAGCGCCTATAATCGTCGCGATTTTTATAAGATCACTTTAATATTAAATGGCAATAGCCAGTTACTTTATGCAAACCGGGGAATCGAGATCAATAAGCCGGCGCTGGTATTTACCAATCCGCTGGTTCCTTATTCCTGGGATGGCGACTTTGACCAGTCGTCAGGGTATTTTTGCGTATTTACCAACGAGTTTTTGCAAGCCGGCAACCGCATGGAAAGTCTGGAAGAATCAAACCTGTTTAAAGCCGGCGGCGACCCTGTTTATTTGCTTGATGAGGCACAAACCAATTATCTCAAAAGCATTTTTATACGCATGCAGCAGGAGCTCGATAGCGAATATGTGTATAAATATGAGCTTATCCGCAATCACCTTAACCTCCTGATACATGAGGCTATTAAGATGCAGCCTGCCGTGGCTTATTTTACCCCTCAAAAAGCAGCGTCGCGTATAGCCAGGCTGTTTTTAGGCTTGCTGGAAAAACAATTTCCGGTTGATTCGCCGCAGTATACCCTTGCGCTAAAAAAGGCCAGCGATTATGCCGACAGGTTAGCCGTGCACGTAAATCATTTAAATGCCGCCGTGCGCGAGGTTACCGGCAGATCGACCACAGCACATATCAACGACAGGGTTTTGGCCGAAGCAAAATCACTATTAAGCCATACTGACTGGAGTGTGACGGAAATAGCCAGTAGCCTCGGATTTGATTATGCATCGTACTTTAACAACTTTTTTAAAAAACACACAGGCCTCACACCAATGGCTTTGCGTAAAACTCTTTGA
- a CDS encoding YciI family protein gives MKNYIVLFREPDGRLDDHTEEEISVHRKNWTTWLNKWGSAGNLAGGNSLTLEGRLITGDGTVITKGMHQVGEEIVGGFLLLKADDLDQATQIAASCPIYELGGYAEVRELQNQ, from the coding sequence ATGAAAAATTACATTGTGTTGTTCAGGGAGCCGGACGGAAGGTTAGATGATCATACCGAGGAAGAAATAAGTGTCCATCGTAAAAACTGGACCACATGGCTAAACAAATGGGGTTCAGCAGGTAATCTGGCCGGCGGAAACTCATTAACATTGGAGGGGCGTTTAATTACTGGTGACGGTACTGTTATAACCAAAGGTATGCACCAGGTAGGAGAAGAAATTGTTGGTGGATTCCTGCTGTTAAAGGCTGATGACCTTGACCAAGCCACTCAAATTGCTGCCTCCTGCCCCATTTATGAGCTCGGTGGCTATGCAGAAGTAAGGGAATTACAAAACCAATAA
- a CDS encoding MarR family winged helix-turn-helix transcriptional regulator has product MQPLVELITSWQAYTEQFPDASVEGFCYSYLLNVKKQSQHTDLQLAAQLGKANSIFKTYYKLVLRQMPGIELDWYYFLDIIGTKHELRKTDIVSFTLLLEPTTGIDILNRMLKAGLISERVDPADKRARLIKLTTQGNALLIRLNLLFGQIATLVLSSVYADDKAVISLALSKLVHEQTPMVTAKSGKGIESIEQVIKQLSEKSR; this is encoded by the coding sequence ATGCAACCATTAGTTGAATTAATTACCTCCTGGCAAGCGTATACCGAGCAATTTCCCGACGCCAGTGTTGAAGGTTTTTGTTATAGCTATCTGTTAAATGTTAAAAAACAAAGCCAGCATACCGATTTGCAGCTTGCCGCACAGTTGGGTAAAGCCAACAGTATATTTAAAACGTATTACAAACTTGTGCTGCGCCAAATGCCGGGTATTGAGCTGGACTGGTATTATTTTTTGGATATTATAGGAACGAAGCATGAACTCAGAAAAACCGATATTGTTAGTTTTACTTTGCTATTGGAGCCTACAACGGGTATTGATATTTTAAACAGGATGCTCAAAGCAGGTTTAATTAGCGAAAGGGTAGATCCTGCTGATAAAAGGGCACGTTTAATAAAGCTTACCACTCAGGGCAATGCTCTTTTGATACGCTTAAATTTACTATTTGGTCAGATTGCTACCCTGGTACTATCATCAGTTTATGCTGATGATAAAGCCGTTATTTCCCTGGCATTATCCAAGCTTGTTCATGAGCAAACCCCAATGGTAACAGCTAAGAGCGGTAAAGGGATTGAAAGCATAGAACAGGTTATAAAACAACTGTCAGAGAAATCAAGATAG